The following are encoded together in the Diabrotica undecimpunctata isolate CICGRU chromosome 7, icDiaUnde3, whole genome shotgun sequence genome:
- the PGAP5 gene encoding metallophosphoesterase 1 isoform X3: MRPNLKFIVKTSFGVLFLFFYCEFLIFYAVQLNCDWPQLDPENEDTSIEPSNEDPVKIMVIADTHLLGSRKGHWFDKLRREWQMYRAFQSAMTLHKPDLVFVLGDLTDEGLYCSSTEFEYYVNRFYSLFAVPEGTKIYVAVGNHDIGFHYGVSPYLNQRFAKAFDAPVVRMISLRGNHFVLVNSMALEGDGCFLCKPAEQQLTKIEKILKCTKGTYTEKCKPNMKLAKYSRPILMQHYPLYRQSDMECNDFDAAPFPIKQERFRERWECLSQEATYQLLNQVKPRLSLSGHTHHGCTRPLPVGEGLEVTIPSFSWRNKDNPNYLLVIVDVP; this comes from the exons ATGCGACCTAACCTAAAATTTATAGTAAAAACTAGCTTTggagtattatttttatttttctattgtgAATTTCTTATCTTCTATGCAGTACAACTTAAT tgtgaCTGGCCCCAGTTAGACCCTGAAAACGAAGATACATCTATAGAGCCTTCCAATGAAGACCCTGTTAAAATTATGGTTATTGCAGATACACACTTATTGGGTTCCAGAAAAGGACATTGGTTTGATAAGCTACGAAGGGAGTGGCAAATGTATAGGGCATTTCAAAGTGCCATGACTTTGCACAAACCTGACTTGGTATTTGTACTAGGTGATCTTACTGACGAAGGCTTGTATTGTAGCAGTACTGAGTTTGAGTATTATGTGAATAGATTTTATAGTTTATTTGCTGTTCCAGAAGGAACAAAAATTTATGTTGCTGTTGGAAACCATGATATAGGCTTCCATTACGG TGTCAGTCCATACCTAAATCAAAGATTTGCAAAGGCATTTGATGCTCCAGTAGTGAGAATGATTAGCCTCAGAGGCAACCATTTTGTTCTTGTAAATAGTATGGCTTTAGAGGGAGATGGATGCTTTTTGTGTAAACCTGCTGAGCAACAATTAACAAAAATTGAAA aaattttaaaatgtacAAAAGGAACATATACCGAAAAGTGTAAACCAAATATGAAATTAGCAAAATATAGTAGACCCATATTGATGCAG CATTATCCTTTATACAGACAGTCAGATATGGAATGCAATGATTTTGACGCCGCCCCGTTTCCTATCAAACAAGAAAGATTTAGAGAAAGATGGGAATGCTTAAGTCAAGAAGCTACTTATCAGTTACTTAATCAGGTTAAACCTAGGTTGTCTTTGTCTGGACACACACATCATGGATGCACTCGTCCGCTTCCTGTAGGAGAGGGTTTGGAAGTGACGATACCGAGTTTTAGTTGGAGAAACAAGGATAACCCTAACTATTTGTTG